The Beijerinckiaceae bacterium genome has a window encoding:
- the rpoC gene encoding DNA-directed RNA polymerase subunit beta', with amino-acid sequence MNQEVMNLFSPVAQPQAFDQIQISIASPEKILSWSFGEIKKPETINYRTFKPERDGLFCARIFGPIKDYECLCGKYKRMKYKGVICEKCGVEVTLSRVRRERMGHISLAAPVAHIWFLKSLPSRIGLLLDMTLKDIERILYFESYIVLDPGLTPLKDRQLLNEDDYLRAQDEYGQDSFTALIGAEAIRDILRNMNLPAIAESLKIEIAESTTDLKPKKLAKRLKIIEAFMHSGNKPEWMILTEVPVIPPDLRPLVPLDGGRFATSDLNDLYRRVINRNNRLKRLIELRAPDIIVRNEKRMLQEAVDALFDNGRRGRVITGANKRPLKSLADMLKGKQGRFRQNLLGKRVDYSGRSVIVVGPDLKLHQCGLPKKMALELFKPFIYSRLDAKGLSATVKQAKKLVEKEKPEVWDILDEVIREHPVMLNRAPTLHRLGIQAFEPKLIEGKAIQLHPLVCAAFNADFDGDQMAVHVPLSLEAQLEARVLMMSTNNILHPANGQPIIVPSQDIVLGLYYVSLMRDGEPGQGMAFADMGEIEHALHAKAVTLHTRVKGRAWTFDAEGQRVSKIFETTPGRMILGQLLPHHIKIPFDVVNKLMTKKEISNMIDIVYRNCGQKETVIFCDRIMALGFREAFKAGISFGKDDMVVPETKPRIIAETGALAKEYEQQYNDGLITQGEKYNKVVDVWMKCSDKLAEEMMARISSVEKDDLGRDKPINSIYMMSHSGARGSPTQMKQLAAMRGLMTKPSGEIIETPIISNFKEGLTVLEYFNSTHGARKGLADTALKTANSGYLTRRLVDVAQDSIITTTDCGTENGIRMRAIIDAGQIVASLATRILGRTTAEDLKEASGAIIVAAGEMIQEWHIDRINAAGIQEVKIRSVLTCEAKNGVCGKCYGRDLARGTPVNMGEAVGVIAAQSIGEPGTQLTMRTFHIGGAAQIADQSFIESNFEGVVKIRNRHLARNSEGDLMVMARNVAIVVEGPDGVERAVHRIQYGARLKVDDGDKIKRGQRIAEWDPYTRPILTEVPGTIGFEDLVEGASLTETIDEATGIAKRVVIDWRLNQRSVTLKPTILIKSPDGKIAKLQRGGDARYALPVDSIIAVDPGSSVQAGDIIARISMDSAKTRDITGGLPRVAELFEARRPKDHAIIAEASGTVQFGRDYKNKTRISIIPNEEGSEPIEYLIPKGKHIHLQDGDVVEKGDYIVDGNPAPHDILAIKGVEELAAYLVNEIQEVYRLQGVSINDKHIEVIVRQMLQKVDIVDPGDTEFLSGEQVDQVELEEANNRALEAGKKPASGTPVLLGITKASLQTRSFISAASFQETTRVLTEAAVNGKADTLEGLKENVIVGRLIPAGTGAAMAKLRRVATMRDEMILAQKAQSAAAATPTPLPLLEQPRVPVEE; translated from the coding sequence ATGAATCAAGAGGTCATGAATCTCTTCAGCCCGGTCGCACAACCGCAGGCTTTCGATCAGATCCAAATTTCGATCGCGAGCCCGGAGAAGATTCTGTCCTGGTCTTTCGGCGAAATCAAGAAGCCGGAGACGATCAATTATCGGACGTTCAAACCTGAACGCGACGGTCTTTTCTGCGCCCGCATTTTCGGTCCGATCAAGGATTATGAATGCCTCTGCGGCAAATATAAGCGGATGAAATACAAGGGTGTCATCTGCGAAAAATGTGGCGTCGAAGTTACGTTGTCGCGGGTGCGGCGCGAGCGGATGGGGCATATTTCGCTCGCCGCCCCGGTCGCGCACATCTGGTTTTTGAAATCGCTGCCTTCGCGCATCGGGCTTCTGCTCGACATGACGCTCAAGGACATCGAGCGCATTCTCTATTTCGAATCCTATATCGTGCTCGACCCGGGTCTCACCCCGTTGAAGGATCGTCAGCTTCTGAATGAAGACGATTATCTGCGGGCGCAAGATGAATACGGCCAGGATTCCTTTACCGCCCTTATCGGCGCCGAAGCGATTCGAGATATTCTGCGCAATATGAATCTGCCGGCCATCGCCGAATCGCTCAAGATCGAGATTGCCGAATCGACGACGGATCTAAAGCCGAAGAAGCTGGCGAAGCGGCTGAAAATTATCGAGGCCTTCATGCATTCCGGCAACAAGCCGGAATGGATGATTCTGACCGAAGTGCCGGTCATTCCGCCGGATCTGCGCCCGCTCGTTCCGCTCGACGGAGGGCGCTTCGCGACGTCGGACCTCAACGATCTTTACCGCCGCGTTATCAACCGCAACAATCGGCTCAAAAGGCTGATCGAACTGCGCGCGCCCGACATTATCGTGCGCAATGAAAAGAGAATGCTGCAAGAGGCCGTCGACGCCTTGTTCGACAATGGCCGGCGCGGCCGCGTCATCACCGGCGCCAACAAGCGTCCGCTGAAGTCGCTGGCCGACATGTTGAAGGGCAAGCAGGGCCGGTTCCGTCAGAACCTGCTTGGCAAGCGGGTCGATTATTCGGGCCGCTCCGTGATCGTTGTCGGTCCCGATCTCAAATTGCATCAATGCGGCTTGCCGAAAAAAATGGCGCTCGAGCTGTTCAAGCCCTTTATCTATTCGCGCCTCGACGCGAAGGGGCTCTCGGCAACCGTCAAGCAGGCCAAGAAGCTTGTCGAAAAGGAAAAGCCCGAGGTTTGGGATATTCTCGACGAAGTGATCCGCGAGCATCCGGTCATGCTGAACCGGGCGCCGACCTTGCACCGTCTCGGCATTCAAGCTTTCGAGCCGAAGCTGATTGAAGGCAAGGCGATTCAATTGCACCCGCTGGTTTGCGCGGCCTTCAACGCCGACTTCGACGGCGATCAGATGGCTGTGCATGTACCGCTCTCGCTCGAGGCCCAGCTCGAAGCGCGCGTGCTCATGATGTCGACCAACAATATTCTGCACCCGGCGAATGGTCAGCCGATCATCGTTCCGTCGCAGGATATCGTGCTTGGTCTTTATTATGTTTCATTGATGCGCGATGGCGAGCCGGGGCAGGGAATGGCCTTTGCCGACATGGGCGAGATCGAGCACGCGCTGCACGCCAAGGCAGTGACGCTGCATACCCGCGTCAAGGGTAGGGCCTGGACCTTCGATGCCGAAGGACAGCGGGTCTCGAAGATTTTCGAGACGACGCCAGGACGGATGATTCTCGGTCAGCTGCTGCCGCACCACATCAAGATTCCATTCGATGTCGTGAACAAGCTCATGACCAAGAAGGAAATCTCGAACATGATCGACATCGTCTACCGCAACTGCGGGCAGAAAGAGACGGTCATCTTCTGCGACAGGATCATGGCGCTGGGGTTCCGGGAAGCCTTCAAGGCCGGGATTTCCTTCGGCAAGGACGACATGGTCGTGCCGGAAACGAAGCCGCGGATTATCGCCGAGACCGGCGCGCTCGCTAAGGAATATGAGCAGCAGTATAATGACGGGCTGATCACCCAAGGCGAAAAATACAACAAGGTGGTCGATGTCTGGATGAAATGTTCGGACAAGCTCGCCGAAGAAATGATGGCGCGCATTTCCTCGGTCGAGAAGGATGACCTCGGCCGCGATAAGCCGATCAATTCGATCTATATGATGTCGCATTCGGGGGCCCGCGGTTCGCCAACCCAAATGAAGCAGCTCGCGGCGATGCGCGGCTTGATGACCAAGCCCTCGGGCGAGATCATCGAAACGCCGATCATCTCGAACTTCAAGGAAGGGCTGACCGTGCTCGAGTACTTCAACTCGACGCACGGCGCACGAAAGGGTCTTGCCGACACCGCCTTGAAGACCGCGAATTCCGGTTATTTGACCCGCCGCCTGGTCGACGTCGCCCAGGATTCGATCATCACCACGACGGATTGCGGAACCGAAAACGGGATTCGCATGCGCGCCATTATCGACGCGGGCCAAATCGTCGCCTCGCTCGCGACTCGAATCCTTGGCCGCACGACGGCAGAGGATCTGAAAGAGGCCAGCGGCGCAATCATCGTTGCAGCGGGCGAAATGATTCAGGAATGGCACATCGACCGCATCAACGCGGCCGGGATCCAGGAGGTGAAGATCCGTTCGGTCTTGACCTGCGAAGCCAAGAACGGGGTATGCGGCAAATGTTACGGCCGCGATCTCGCGCGGGGAACGCCAGTCAACATGGGCGAGGCTGTCGGCGTCATCGCCGCGCAGTCGATCGGCGAGCCGGGCACCCAGCTCACGATGCGCACCTTCCACATCGGTGGCGCGGCGCAGATCGCCGATCAGTCCTTCATCGAATCTAACTTCGAAGGGGTGGTCAAGATCCGCAACCGGCATCTCGCCCGCAATAGCGAGGGCGATCTCATGGTGATGGCCCGCAACGTCGCCATTGTCGTCGAAGGTCCCGACGGCGTGGAACGGGCGGTCCATAGAATCCAATATGGTGCAAGGCTCAAGGTCGACGACGGCGACAAGATCAAGCGCGGCCAGAGGATCGCCGAATGGGATCCCTATACCAGGCCGATCCTGACCGAAGTGCCAGGTACGATCGGCTTCGAGGATCTTGTCGAAGGCGCTTCGCTGACCGAAACCATCGACGAGGCGACCGGCATCGCCAAACGCGTGGTCATCGACTGGCGCCTGAACCAGCGCTCCGTGACCTTGAAGCCGACGATTCTGATCAAATCGCCGGACGGAAAGATTGCCAAGCTGCAGCGCGGCGGCGACGCGCGCTACGCCCTGCCAGTCGATTCGATCATCGCGGTCGATCCGGGATCGTCCGTGCAGGCGGGCGACATCATCGCGCGTATCTCCATGGACTCCGCCAAAACGCGCGACATCACGGGTGGTTTGCCGCGGGTCGCGGAACTCTTCGAGGCGCGCCGGCCGAAAGACCATGCCATCATCGCCGAGGCATCCGGTACGGTGCAGTTCGGACGAGACTACAAGAACAAGACCCGTATTTCGATCATTCCGAATGAAGAAGGTTCGGAGCCGATCGAATATCTGATTCCGAAGGGCAAGCACATCCATCTCCAGGACGGCGACGTCGTGGAAAAGGGCGATTACATCGTCGATGGAAATCCGGCACCGCACGACATTCTGGCTATCAAGGGGGTCGAAGAACTCGCCGCCTATCTCGTCAACGAGATCCAGGAAGTCTATCGTTTGCAGGGCGTCAGCATCAACGACAAGCATATAGAAGTGATTGTCCGGCAAATGCTGCAGAAGGTCGATATCGTCGATCCGGGCGATACCGAGTTTCTGTCAGGCGAGCAGGTCGATCAGGTGGAATTGGAGGAGGCCAATAACAGGGCGCTCGAGGCAGGCAAGAAGCCCGCTTCCGGAACCCCGGTCTTGCTCGGTATCACCAAGGCATCGTTGCAGACGCGCTCGTTCATCTCGGCCGCCTCCTTCCAGGAGACGACCAGGGTGCTCACCGAGGCGGCCGTCAACGGCAAGGCCGATACGCTCGAAGGCTTGAAGGAGAACGTCATTGTCGGCCGGCTTATCCCGGCTGGCACGGGCGCCGCGATGGCCAAGCTGCGGCGAGTCGCCACCATGCGGGATGAAATGATCCTGGCGCAAAAGGCGCAAAGCGCGGCTGCTGCCACGCCGACGCCG
- the rpoB gene encoding DNA-directed RNA polymerase subunit beta, whose product MAQNMAQTFTGRKRIRKFFGHIREVAEMPNLIEVQKASYDQFLLVDEPQGGRPDEGLQSVFKSVFPISDFSNAALLEFVKYEFEPPKYDVDECRQRGMTFAAPLKVTLRLIVFDVDPETAARSVKDIKEQDVYMGDIPLMTMNGTFVVNGTERVIVSQMHRSPGVFFDHDKGKSHSSGKLLFAARIIPYRGSWLDIEFDAKDIVYARIDRRRKIPATSILYALGMDGEEILSTFYKTITFIRDKDGWRLPFDPDRMKGMKAALDLLDADTGEVVLEAGKKLTVRTARLLSERGVKFLRAHDEDLHGQYIASDLYNPATGEIFAEAGDEITAKSLALLIETGFTELPILDIDHVNIGPYIRNTLAVDKNSSREEALFDIYRVMRPGEPPTLDTAEAMFHSLFFDPERYDLSAVGRVKMNMRLDLDAEDTVRTLRKEDIIAVMRALVDLRDGRGEIDDIDHLGNRRVRSVGELMENQYRLGLLRMERAIKERMSSVDIDTVMPQDLINAKPAAASVREFFGSSQLSQFMDQTNPLSEITHKRRLSALGPGGLTRERAGFEVRDVHPTHYGRICPIETPEGPNIGLINSLATFARVNKYGFIEAPYRRIKDRRVTDEVVYLSAMEEGKYYVAQANAPIDADRGLTEDLVVCRHAGDVLMVPRERVDFMDVSPKQLVSVAAALIPFLENDDANRALMGSNMQRQAVPLVRADAPLVGTGMEAIVARDSGAAIGARRTGVVDQIDATRIVVRATEETDAAKPGVDIYRLMKFQRSNQSTCINQKPLVRVGDFVRKGDIIADGPSTDLGDLALGRNVLVAFMPWNGYNFEDSILLNERIVKDDVFTSIHIDAFEVMARDTKLGPEEITRDIPNVSEEALKNLDEAGIVYIGAEVQAGDILVGKITPKGESPMTPEEKLLRAIFGEKASDVRDTSLRVPPGVQGTIVEVRVFNRHGVDKDERAQAIEREEIERLAKDRDDELAILDRNVYARLMDVLDGKKAIAGPKGFKRDTKLTKEIIEDYPRSQWWVFAIENDRTMAELEAMRKQYDESKKSLESRFLDKVEKLQRGDELLPGVMKMVKVFVAVKRKIQPGDKMAGRHGNKGVVSKIVPQEDMPFLADGTPVDIVLNPLGVPSRMNVGQILETHLGWACAGLGRQVAETVNAYLRDKDTKPLRKKLVEIYEAKDEIAALDDEAVVELGENLRRGVPIATPVFDGAHEKDIVEMLHQAGLDPSGQVTLFDGRTGESFDRKVTVGYIYMLKLHHLVDDKIHARSIGPYSLVTQQPLGGKAQFGGQRFGEMEVWALEAYGAAYTLQEMLTVKSDDVAGRTKVYESIVRGDDAFESGIPESFNVLVKEMRSLCLNVELTSAIKPVNTLPPAEAAE is encoded by the coding sequence ATGGCTCAAAATATGGCGCAGACGTTCACCGGCCGTAAGCGTATTCGTAAATTTTTCGGTCATATTCGCGAAGTCGCGGAAATGCCGAACCTTATCGAAGTTCAAAAAGCATCCTATGACCAGTTTTTATTGGTTGACGAGCCGCAGGGCGGTCGTCCCGACGAGGGATTGCAATCGGTTTTCAAGTCGGTTTTCCCGATCTCCGATTTTTCTAATGCCGCTTTGCTCGAATTTGTAAAATATGAATTCGAGCCGCCGAAATATGATGTCGACGAGTGCCGTCAGCGCGGCATGACCTTCGCCGCGCCGCTCAAAGTGACCCTGCGGCTCATCGTGTTCGATGTGGATCCGGAAACCGCCGCTCGCTCGGTCAAGGACATCAAGGAGCAGGATGTCTACATGGGCGACATTCCCTTGATGACGATGAACGGGACCTTCGTCGTCAATGGGACCGAGAGGGTCATCGTTTCGCAGATGCACCGGTCACCCGGCGTGTTCTTCGATCACGACAAAGGCAAGAGCCATTCGTCCGGCAAGCTTTTGTTCGCCGCTCGTATCATCCCCTATCGGGGCTCCTGGCTCGATATCGAATTCGACGCCAAGGACATTGTCTATGCGCGCATCGATCGGCGCAGGAAGATTCCAGCGACGTCGATCCTCTATGCCTTGGGCATGGATGGCGAAGAAATTCTTTCGACCTTCTATAAGACCATCACCTTTATACGGGACAAGGACGGCTGGCGTCTGCCGTTCGATCCCGATCGCATGAAAGGCATGAAGGCGGCCCTCGATCTGCTCGATGCCGATACCGGCGAAGTCGTCCTCGAAGCCGGCAAGAAACTGACTGTCCGCACAGCGCGCCTGCTTTCCGAGCGGGGCGTGAAATTCCTGCGCGCGCACGACGAGGATCTGCACGGTCAATATATTGCTTCCGACCTTTACAACCCCGCGACGGGTGAAATCTTTGCCGAGGCTGGCGACGAGATTACCGCTAAATCCTTGGCGCTGCTGATCGAGACTGGTTTCACGGAACTGCCGATCCTCGATATCGACCATGTCAACATCGGCCCCTACATTCGCAATACGCTTGCCGTCGATAAGAACAGCTCCCGCGAGGAGGCCTTGTTTGATATTTACCGCGTGATGCGGCCCGGCGAACCGCCGACGCTGGATACAGCGGAAGCGATGTTCCATTCGCTGTTTTTCGATCCGGAGCGCTATGATCTGTCCGCCGTCGGCCGGGTCAAAATGAACATGCGTTTGGATCTCGATGCCGAAGATACGGTCCGCACATTGCGCAAGGAAGACATTATTGCGGTCATGCGGGCGCTGGTCGATCTGCGGGACGGCCGCGGCGAAATCGACGACATCGATCACCTTGGCAACCGCCGGGTGCGTTCGGTCGGCGAGCTCATGGAAAACCAGTATCGGCTGGGCCTGCTGCGTATGGAGCGGGCGATCAAGGAACGCATGTCCTCGGTCGATATCGACACGGTCATGCCGCAGGATCTGATCAATGCTAAACCCGCGGCCGCCTCGGTGCGCGAGTTCTTTGGCTCGTCGCAATTGTCGCAGTTCATGGATCAGACCAATCCTTTGTCCGAGATCACCCACAAGCGCCGGCTCTCGGCGCTTGGTCCGGGCGGCCTGACGCGCGAGCGTGCGGGCTTCGAAGTGCGCGACGTCCATCCGACCCATTACGGACGTATCTGCCCGATCGAGACGCCCGAGGGGCCGAATATCGGCCTCATCAATTCCCTCGCGACCTTTGCGAGGGTCAATAAATATGGGTTCATCGAGGCGCCGTACCGTCGGATCAAGGACCGCCGCGTCACCGACGAGGTGGTCTATCTCTCGGCGATGGAGGAGGGCAAATATTACGTCGCCCAGGCCAATGCACCGATTGACGCGGACCGGGGTCTGACGGAGGATCTCGTCGTTTGCCGCCATGCCGGCGATGTCCTGATGGTGCCGCGCGAACGCGTCGATTTCATGGATGTGTCGCCAAAGCAGCTTGTGTCGGTTGCCGCCGCGCTGATTCCATTCCTGGAAAACGACGACGCCAATCGCGCCCTCATGGGATCGAACATGCAGCGCCAGGCCGTGCCGCTCGTCAGGGCTGACGCGCCTCTGGTCGGGACCGGAATGGAAGCTATCGTGGCCCGCGATTCAGGCGCCGCGATCGGCGCGCGGCGGACCGGCGTCGTCGACCAGATCGATGCGACCCGTATCGTCGTTCGGGCCACCGAGGAAACAGACGCCGCCAAACCCGGTGTCGACATCTATCGGCTGATGAAGTTTCAGCGCTCGAACCAATCGACCTGCATCAATCAAAAGCCATTGGTTCGGGTCGGCGATTTCGTTCGCAAGGGCGATATCATCGCGGATGGTCCTTCGACCGATCTCGGCGATCTCGCGCTCGGCCGCAATGTCCTCGTCGCCTTCATGCCGTGGAATGGCTACAATTTCGAGGATTCGATCCTTCTCAATGAACGGATCGTCAAGGACGACGTCTTCACCTCGATCCATATCGATGCGTTCGAGGTCATGGCGCGAGATACCAAGCTTGGCCCGGAAGAAATCACCCGGGATATTCCCAATGTCTCGGAAGAGGCATTGAAGAATCTCGACGAAGCCGGGATCGTCTATATCGGGGCCGAGGTTCAGGCGGGCGATATCCTCGTCGGCAAGATCACCCCCAAGGGCGAAAGTCCGATGACGCCGGAAGAAAAGCTTTTGCGCGCGATTTTCGGCGAGAAGGCATCCGACGTCCGCGATACGTCGCTGCGGGTTCCTCCGGGTGTCCAAGGCACGATCGTGGAAGTGCGCGTCTTCAACCGGCATGGCGTCGACAAGGACGAGCGCGCCCAGGCGATTGAACGGGAAGAAATCGAACGTCTGGCGAAGGACCGTGACGATGAGCTCGCGATTCTCGATCGCAACGTCTATGCGCGTCTGATGGATGTTCTGGATGGCAAGAAGGCGATCGCGGGTCCGAAAGGATTCAAGCGGGACACCAAGCTGACCAAGGAAATCATCGAGGATTATCCGCGCTCGCAATGGTGGGTCTTCGCGATCGAGAACGATCGGACGATGGCCGAACTCGAAGCCATGCGTAAGCAATACGACGAGTCAAAGAAGAGCCTTGAGAGCCGCTTTCTCGACAAGGTGGAGAAGCTGCAACGCGGCGATGAATTATTGCCCGGCGTGATGAAGATGGTGAAGGTCTTCGTCGCGGTGAAGCGTAAGATTCAACCTGGTGACAAGATGGCGGGACGCCACGGCAACAAGGGCGTCGTCTCCAAGATCGTGCCGCAGGAAGACATGCCCTTCCTCGCGGACGGAACTCCGGTCGATATCGTCTTGAATCCGCTCGGGGTGCCAAGCCGGATGAACGTCGGGCAAATTCTGGAAACCCACCTTGGCTGGGCTTGTGCCGGTCTTGGCAGACAGGTGGCCGAGACGGTCAATGCCTATTTGCGGGACAAAGACACAAAGCCTCTGCGCAAGAAGCTCGTCGAGATCTATGAGGCCAAGGACGAAATCGCGGCGCTCGATGACGAGGCCGTCGTCGAGCTCGGGGAAAATCTGCGCCGCGGCGTGCCGATTGCGACCCCTGTTTTCGACGGCGCGCATGAGAAGGACATCGTGGAAATGCTTCACCAGGCAGGGCTCGATCCCTCCGGTCAGGTAACCCTCTTCGATGGCCGCACGGGCGAATCTTTCGATCGCAAGGTGACCGTCGGCTACATCTATATGCTGAAGCTGCATCACCTCGTCGACGATAAGATTCACGCCCGATCGATTGGTCCTTACAGCCTGGTTACGCAACAACCGCTGGGCGGGAAGGCGCAATTTGGCGGGCAGCGTTTCGGCGAAATGGAAGTCTGGGCGCTGGAGGCTTATGGCGCTGCCTATACGCTGCAGGAAATGCTGACGGTGAAATCCGATGACGTCGCCGGCCGCACCAAGGTTTACGAGTCGATCGTTCGCGGAGACGACGCCTTCGAGTCCGGCATTCCCGAAAGCTTCAATGTGCTGGTCAAGGAGATGCGTTCGCTTTGCCTCAATGTCGAACTGACCTCGGCGATCAAGCCTGTCAATACTTTGCCGCCGGCCGAGGCGGCTGAATAA
- a CDS encoding 50S ribosomal protein L7/L12, with protein MANLEKIVEDLSSLTVLEAAELAKLLEEKWGVSAAAAVAVAAGPAAGAAAAPAEEQTEFTVVLAAIGDKKIEVIKEVRAATGLGLKEAKDLVEAAPKPVKEGATKEEAEKIKAALEKAGAKVELK; from the coding sequence ATGGCCAATCTTGAAAAGATCGTCGAGGATCTGTCGAGCCTCACTGTGCTGGAAGCCGCCGAACTCGCCAAGCTACTCGAAGAAAAATGGGGCGTTTCCGCCGCCGCGGCAGTTGCCGTCGCCGCCGGTCCCGCAGCTGGCGCGGCCGCGGCGCCAGCCGAGGAGCAGACCGAATTTACTGTCGTCCTCGCGGCCATCGGCGACAAGAAAATCGAAGTCATTAAGGAAGTGCGCGCCGCGACCGGACTCGGCCTTAAGGAGGCAAAGGATCTGGTTGAAGCCGCTCCCAAGCCCGTCAAGGAAGGCGCAACGAAGGAAGAAGCTGAGAAGATCAAGGCAGCCCTCGAGAAAGCGGGTGCCAAAGTGGAGCTTAAGTGA